One genomic region from Paroceanicella profunda encodes:
- a CDS encoding adenylate/guanylate cyclase domain-containing protein: MKFRPPQNPWIAITATVALSGLLYSWVIYGSPVLGAVYATVMCLPIIALERGVILRRLRRRILELPTLAYLLVETIAYGLMLSASFCVVGSLMWAAGLANESWRVAALPGISGIIYGLATCTLVTATLRVRDLIGHHRFKSLMIGRYRRPVREERIFLFIDLAGSSAYAERHGDLKVMELLSALFSAMEEPVRDNHGSVEDLIGDAAIISWTMAEGLHRAQCLTCLRDILAAVSSRADWWQARFGTVPVLRAALHGGPVIVAEVGVEHHKITYFGDTVNTTARIEEMCRVLDEPTLVSAEIAARLTPPEGLTLRALGQHPLRGRGQDIGLCAVDIGPAPGRKPLALRLRRPATLRRRRAPAEPANPA; the protein is encoded by the coding sequence ATGAAGTTTCGCCCGCCCCAGAACCCGTGGATCGCCATCACCGCCACCGTGGCCCTCAGCGGATTGCTGTATTCCTGGGTGATCTACGGGTCTCCCGTCCTCGGGGCGGTCTATGCCACCGTCATGTGCCTGCCGATCATCGCGCTGGAGCGGGGCGTGATCCTGCGGCGGCTGCGGCGGCGCATCCTGGAACTGCCCACCCTCGCCTACCTGCTGGTGGAGACGATCGCCTACGGGCTGATGCTCTCCGCGTCCTTCTGCGTCGTCGGCAGCCTGATGTGGGCGGCGGGCCTGGCGAACGAGAGCTGGCGGGTGGCGGCGCTGCCCGGCATCTCCGGCATCATCTACGGCCTTGCGACCTGCACCCTGGTGACCGCCACGCTGCGGGTGCGCGACCTCATCGGCCACCACCGGTTCAAGAGCCTGATGATCGGCCGATACCGCCGCCCGGTGCGCGAGGAACGGATCTTCCTGTTCATCGATCTCGCGGGCTCCTCCGCCTATGCCGAGCGGCACGGCGACCTGAAGGTCATGGAACTGCTCTCGGCGCTGTTCTCGGCCATGGAGGAGCCGGTGCGCGACAACCACGGCTCGGTGGAGGACCTCATCGGCGACGCCGCGATCATCAGCTGGACGATGGCGGAGGGCCTGCACCGGGCGCAATGCCTCACCTGCCTGCGCGACATCCTGGCCGCGGTATCGTCGCGGGCGGACTGGTGGCAGGCCCGTTTCGGCACGGTTCCGGTGCTGCGCGCCGCGCTGCACGGCGGGCCGGTCATCGTGGCCGAGGTCGGGGTGGAACACCACAAGATCACCTATTTCGGCGACACGGTGAACACCACGGCGCGCATCGAGGAGATGTGCCGGGTGCTGGACGAGCCGACCCTGGTCTCCGCCGAAATCGCCGCACGGCTCACGCCGCCCGAAGGCCTCACCCTGCGCGCCCTGGGGCAGCACCCGCTGCGCGGACGCGGCCAGGACATCGGCCTCTGCGCCGTGGATATCGGCCCGGCGCCCGGGCGCAAGCCGCTTGCGCTGCGCCTGCGGCGACCCGCCACGCTGCGCCGCCGCCGCGCCCCGGCGGAGCCCGCGAACCCCGCTTGA
- a CDS encoding NAD-dependent deacylase produces the protein MVENIVILTGAGVSAESGLGTFRDAGGLWTRYALEDVATPEGFARDPGLVLEFYSARRENCRTASPNAAHRALAELESAWPGGLLLVTQNIDDLHERAGTRRLVHMHGELMACLCAACGRRWPSAGPMHAADRCPACAAAAVRPDVVWFGEYPYHMKEIGAALGAADLFVSIGTSGSVYPAAGFVQEAARAGARTLELNLDPSDGASLFDAARRGPATELVPAWVAEMLGG, from the coding sequence ATGGTCGAGAACATCGTGATCCTCACCGGTGCCGGGGTCTCGGCGGAATCCGGGCTCGGCACCTTTCGCGACGCGGGCGGGCTCTGGACCCGCTATGCGCTGGAGGATGTGGCGACGCCCGAGGGCTTCGCGCGGGACCCCGGGCTGGTGCTGGAGTTCTACTCCGCCCGCCGGGAGAACTGCCGCACCGCCAGCCCGAACGCGGCCCATCGCGCGCTGGCCGAACTGGAGAGCGCCTGGCCCGGCGGGCTGCTGCTGGTCACCCAGAACATCGACGACCTGCATGAGCGGGCCGGCACCCGGCGGCTTGTGCACATGCACGGTGAATTGATGGCCTGTCTCTGCGCGGCCTGCGGCCGGCGCTGGCCCTCCGCCGGGCCGATGCACGCGGCGGACCGCTGCCCCGCCTGCGCCGCCGCCGCCGTGCGCCCCGACGTGGTGTGGTTCGGCGAATATCCCTATCACATGAAGGAGATCGGGGCGGCGCTCGGCGCGGCGGATCTCTTCGTGTCCATCGGCACGTCCGGCAGTGTCTACCCCGCGGCGGGCTTCGTGCAGGAGGCGGCGCGGGCCGGCGCGCGGACGCTGGAGCTGAACCTGGACCCTTCCGACGGCGCGAGCCTGTTCGACGCGGCGCGCAGGGGCCCGGCCACCGAACTCGTTCCGGCCTGGGTGGCGGAGATGCTCGGGGGCTGA
- a CDS encoding Y-family DNA polymerase — protein sequence MLVERTGQGTRITAAAPEALRAGARPGQSLADARAACPGLRVLQAAPEADRALLEHLARRAQRHAPIVAMDGPDGLLLDTTGCAHLFGGEAALLADCLDGLARAGLTVRAGLAPTPALARALSGFGAGREIVLPAEMAERIDRLPVEALRLAPERVVLLRRLGLTTVGRLRALPRVALERRFRSREAALSVRLRLDQITGAVDEPLAPLSPPPLYRVQQVLPEPVIDVSAASMVLDHLLLRLAGLLERDGRGARLLTLSAFRADGGMSEVRVRLARPARDAARIGRLFAGRLEEIDSGFGIDAFVLSASGVEALDARQDSFVAPPPARGRPDALPGMDGRTGVSGGANPGRHAGTGPGPAVRVAPAPGTGSDPMRRQGMPSGAGSSPVMGISDSPRIVSGPGRGSGLARGASSGPGVGPAGGAGGPGSGAGGAGSGPGMGLVTGTGAGPGPEAPPGTAVEAGPGADRVSAPERCRGMPASSAGGPVMGRADSPCTVSDPGRGSGLARGAGPGPGVGMTGGAGAAAGPGRGAGGAGSGPGIGKRDGAGLEPGLPGAMFTLVDTLANRLGGRRVYQLAPVASHLPERAMRRVAVGASGGGGAAVRSADPGPWPEAAPLRPLRLLPRPEPVEVTAALPDGPPLQFVWRRVRRVVLRAAGPERIAPEWWHPDARGTAVRDYYHVEDREGCQYWLCRALAPGGPAAGRGEWYLHGLFA from the coding sequence GTGCTCGTCGAACGCACGGGGCAGGGCACGCGCATCACCGCCGCCGCGCCGGAGGCGTTGCGGGCCGGGGCGCGGCCGGGGCAGAGCCTTGCCGATGCCCGGGCCGCCTGCCCGGGGCTGCGGGTGCTGCAGGCCGCGCCGGAGGCCGATCGGGCGCTGCTGGAGCATCTCGCCCGCCGGGCGCAGCGCCATGCCCCGATCGTGGCGATGGACGGGCCGGACGGGCTGCTGCTCGACACCACGGGCTGCGCGCATCTCTTCGGCGGCGAGGCGGCGCTGCTGGCCGATTGTCTCGACGGGCTGGCCCGGGCCGGGCTGACGGTGCGCGCCGGGCTGGCGCCCACGCCCGCGCTGGCCCGGGCGCTCTCGGGCTTCGGGGCCGGGCGCGAGATTGTCCTGCCGGCGGAGATGGCGGAGCGGATCGACCGGCTGCCGGTGGAGGCGCTGCGCCTTGCGCCCGAGCGGGTGGTGCTGCTGCGCCGGCTGGGCCTGACCACCGTGGGCCGGCTGCGCGCCCTGCCGCGGGTGGCGCTGGAGCGGCGCTTCCGCAGCCGGGAGGCGGCGCTCTCGGTGCGGCTGCGCCTCGACCAGATCACCGGTGCGGTGGACGAGCCGCTCGCCCCGCTCTCGCCGCCGCCGCTCTACCGGGTGCAGCAGGTGCTGCCCGAGCCGGTGATCGACGTGAGCGCGGCCTCCATGGTGCTCGACCACCTGCTGCTGCGCCTCGCCGGGCTGCTGGAGCGCGACGGGCGCGGCGCGCGGCTCCTCACCCTCAGCGCCTTTCGCGCCGATGGCGGCATGAGCGAGGTGCGCGTGCGCCTGGCGCGGCCCGCGCGGGATGCGGCGCGGATCGGGCGGCTGTTCGCCGGCCGGCTGGAGGAGATCGACAGCGGCTTCGGCATCGACGCCTTCGTGCTCTCGGCCTCCGGGGTCGAGGCGCTCGACGCCCGGCAGGACAGCTTCGTCGCTCCGCCCCCCGCGCGTGGGCGGCCTGACGCCCTGCCCGGCATGGACGGGCGCACCGGCGTCTCCGGCGGGGCAAACCCCGGAAGGCACGCCGGAACTGGCCCCGGACCGGCCGTGCGAGTGGCACCCGCGCCGGGCACGGGATCGGACCCGATGAGGCGCCAAGGGATGCCCTCTGGAGCGGGCAGCAGCCCGGTCATGGGCATTTCTGACAGCCCGCGCATTGTTTCGGGTCCGGGAAGGGGCTCCGGGTTGGCGCGCGGAGCAAGCTCCGGGCCGGGCGTCGGGCCGGCTGGCGGGGCAGGTGGCCCTGGAAGCGGCGCTGGCGGAGCGGGTTCCGGGCCGGGCATGGGACTGGTGACCGGCACAGGCGCCGGGCCGGGCCCCGAGGCGCCCCCCGGCACTGCCGTTGAAGCGGGCCCCGGGGCGGACAGGGTATCGGCCCCCGAAAGATGCCGCGGGATGCCCGCGTCATCGGCCGGCGGCCCGGTCATGGGCAGGGCTGACAGCCCGTGCACCGTCTCGGATCCGGGAAGGGGCTCCGGGCTGGCGCGCGGAGCAGGCCCGGGGCCGGGCGTCGGGATGACTGGCGGGGCAGGTGCCGCGGCGGGCCCGGGAAGGGGCGCTGGCGGAGCGGGTTCCGGGCCGGGCATCGGGAAACGTGACGGGGCTGGTCTGGAGCCGGGCCTGCCAGGCGCGATGTTCACCCTGGTCGACACGCTGGCCAACCGGCTGGGCGGGCGGCGCGTCTACCAGCTTGCCCCGGTGGCGAGCCACCTGCCGGAGCGGGCGATGCGCCGGGTGGCGGTCGGCGCCTCCGGGGGCGGCGGCGCGGCTGTGCGGAGCGCCGATCCCGGCCCCTGGCCCGAAGCCGCCCCGCTGCGGCCGCTGCGCCTGCTTCCCCGGCCCGAACCGGTGGAGGTGACCGCCGCGCTGCCCGACGGCCCTCCGCTGCAGTTCGTCTGGCGGCGGGTGCGGCGGGTGGTGCTCCGCGCTGCCGGGCCGGAGCGGATCGCCCCGGAATGGTGGCACCCGGACGCCCGTGGCACCGCGGTGCGCGACTATTACCATGTCGAGGATCGCGAGGGCTGCCAGTACTGGCTGTGCCGCGCCCTTGCCCCCGGCGGCCCGGCGGCCGGCCGGGGGGAATGGTATCTGCACGGGCTCTTCGCATGA
- a CDS encoding ImuA family protein translates to MDLDELRGMIARMEGRAGRLEPGEAAGEAGPPGWTLGAPGPDAALGPPGLETGALHDFTPRAAAHAPGVAAFALRLLVRLPRPGPLLWCQTDFALREYGAPGIAAFRGAGLAPERVVFVSLRKPAEMSFVLEEALGVPALAAVVGEGPPLSFTATRRLALRAEESGVPCLFLGLGAEQGPSVAATRWRLGPAPGLPHPDDPAAPGQPGWSVALERARAGRPGSWKVTWNETTHSFAPLPVPAGGARVPGRGGPEPEPAGLAGGDRSRQA, encoded by the coding sequence ATGGACCTGGATGAACTGAGAGGGATGATCGCCCGGATGGAGGGCCGGGCCGGGCGCCTGGAGCCGGGGGAGGCCGCGGGAGAGGCGGGGCCACCGGGCTGGACCCTCGGCGCCCCGGGGCCGGACGCGGCCCTGGGGCCGCCCGGGCTCGAGACCGGCGCGCTGCATGATTTCACCCCGCGCGCGGCGGCGCATGCGCCGGGGGTCGCGGCCTTCGCGCTGCGGCTGCTGGTGCGCCTGCCCCGGCCCGGGCCGCTGCTGTGGTGCCAGACGGATTTCGCCCTGCGCGAATACGGCGCCCCGGGAATTGCGGCCTTCCGCGGCGCGGGGCTTGCGCCCGAACGGGTGGTCTTCGTGTCTCTGCGCAAGCCCGCGGAGATGTCCTTCGTGCTGGAGGAGGCGCTCGGCGTGCCGGCGCTGGCCGCGGTGGTGGGCGAGGGGCCGCCGCTCTCCTTCACCGCCACGCGGCGCCTGGCGCTGCGCGCCGAGGAGAGCGGGGTGCCCTGCCTGTTCCTCGGCCTCGGCGCGGAGCAGGGGCCCTCCGTGGCGGCCACGCGCTGGCGGCTGGGCCCGGCGCCGGGCCTGCCGCATCCCGATGATCCCGCGGCACCGGGCCAGCCCGGCTGGTCCGTGGCGCTGGAGCGGGCCCGGGCCGGCCGGCCCGGCAGCTGGAAGGTAACCTGGAATGAAACGACGCATTCTTTCGCTCCGCTTCCCGTTCCTGCCGGTGGAGCGCGTGTTCCGGGACGAGGCGGCCCGGAGCCGGAGCCGGCAGGACTGGCCGGAGGAGACCGCTCCCGGCAGGCCTGA
- a CDS encoding OB-fold nucleic acid binding domain-containing protein yields the protein MSFLRARHAARGIRPAQALGETVQNQRVQVSGVVLVRQRPGTAQGVVFMTIEDETGTVNIVIWKAVLARFRRAVMTARLVRVSGVVQRAGEVIHVIAGRIDDLSDELSLLSETGDMPDTLARADEVKRPEPGSRHPARASHPRNVRILPRSRDFH from the coding sequence ATGAGCTTCCTGCGCGCGCGCCACGCCGCGCGCGGCATCCGCCCGGCGCAGGCGCTGGGCGAGACGGTGCAGAACCAGCGGGTGCAGGTCTCCGGCGTGGTGCTGGTGCGCCAGCGGCCGGGCACCGCGCAGGGCGTGGTGTTCATGACCATCGAGGACGAGACCGGCACGGTGAACATCGTGATCTGGAAGGCGGTGCTGGCCCGGTTCCGCCGCGCGGTGATGACGGCGCGGCTGGTGCGGGTGTCCGGCGTTGTGCAGCGGGCGGGGGAGGTCATCCACGTGATCGCCGGGCGCATCGATGACCTGAGCGACGAGCTCTCCCTGCTCTCGGAGACCGGGGACATGCCCGACACCCTCGCGCGGGCCGACGAGGTGAAGCGCCCCGAACCCGGCAGCCGCCACCCCGCGCGCGCCAGCCACCCGCGCAACGTGCGCATCCTGCCCCGAAGCCGGGACTTCCACTGA
- a CDS encoding type III PLP-dependent enzyme gives MNANVAWAASAPVCLSAPRRVEEFISVSSFDRPTLVLDIDAVETQYHALKAGLGEAAIHYAVKANPTREIVERLVASGSHFDAASRGEIELCLGLGARPEHISFGNTVKKVSDIAFAHAAGITLFAADAEEELEKIAEHAPGAEVYIRILIEESQADWPLSRKFGCGGDEAIRLMGVARDLGLAPVGISFHVGSQTRDPAMWCTPLDAVSRIWQRARAAGFALDLLNIGGGFPAFYGEDIPAPTTYATEVMRHVHARFGAVGRIMAEPGRGLVAEAGAIACEVLLTSKKREDDLVRWVYLDIGKFSGLAETMDEAIRYQFVTPHDGEATSACILAGPSCDSADVLYEKRPVQLPVGLRAGDKVIIRNCGAYTSSYSSVGFNGFPPLEVMCI, from the coding sequence ATGAACGCGAACGTAGCCTGGGCGGCTTCGGCCCCCGTGTGCCTGTCTGCACCCCGACGAGTGGAAGAGTTCATCTCGGTGTCGAGCTTTGATCGCCCGACCCTGGTGCTGGACATCGACGCCGTCGAAACCCAGTACCACGCGCTGAAGGCCGGCCTCGGCGAGGCCGCCATCCACTATGCGGTGAAGGCGAACCCGACCCGCGAGATCGTCGAGCGCCTGGTGGCCTCCGGCTCGCATTTCGACGCCGCCTCCCGTGGCGAGATCGAGCTCTGCCTCGGCCTCGGCGCCCGGCCGGAGCACATCTCCTTCGGCAACACGGTGAAGAAGGTCTCCGACATCGCCTTCGCCCATGCCGCCGGCATCACCCTCTTCGCCGCCGACGCGGAAGAAGAGCTGGAGAAGATCGCCGAGCACGCCCCGGGCGCGGAGGTCTACATCCGCATCCTCATCGAGGAATCCCAGGCTGACTGGCCGCTGTCGCGCAAGTTCGGCTGCGGCGGCGACGAGGCGATCCGCCTGATGGGCGTGGCGCGCGACCTCGGCCTGGCGCCGGTCGGCATCAGCTTCCACGTCGGCTCGCAGACCCGTGACCCGGCGATGTGGTGCACCCCGCTCGACGCGGTTTCCCGCATCTGGCAGCGCGCCCGCGCCGCCGGCTTCGCGCTCGACCTGCTGAACATCGGCGGCGGCTTCCCGGCCTTCTACGGTGAGGACATTCCGGCCCCGACCACCTACGCCACCGAGGTGATGCGCCACGTGCACGCCCGCTTCGGCGCCGTGGGCCGCATCATGGCGGAGCCGGGCCGCGGCCTGGTCGCCGAAGCCGGCGCCATCGCCTGCGAAGTGCTGCTCACGTCGAAGAAGCGCGAGGACGACCTGGTGCGCTGGGTCTACCTCGACATCGGCAAGTTCTCGGGCCTCGCCGAGACCATGGACGAGGCGATCCGCTACCAGTTCGTCACCCCGCATGACGGCGAGGCGACCTCGGCCTGCATCCTGGCCGGCCCGTCCTGCGACAGCGCCGACGTGCTCTACGAAAAGCGCCCGGTGCAGCTTCCCGTCGGCCTGCGCGCCGGCGACAAGGTGATCATCCGCAACTGCGGCGCCTACACTTCCAGCTACTCCTCCGTGGGGTTCAACGGCTTCCCCCCGCTCGAAGTGATGTGCATCTGA
- a CDS encoding low molecular weight protein-tyrosine-phosphatase, protein MTTRILFVCLGNICRSPAAQGVMDALLAPGAAEIDSAGIGGWHAGDPPDPRMCAAAAARGIDLSAQRARKVLPEDFARFDLILAMDADNLAALEALRPAGSAAELHRLLDLLPDQPRRDVPDPYYGGASGFDTVLDLVDAACRALATARHLPLRRAAAGP, encoded by the coding sequence ATGACCACACGCATCCTCTTCGTCTGCCTGGGAAACATCTGCCGCTCGCCGGCCGCGCAGGGCGTGATGGACGCCCTTCTGGCGCCGGGCGCGGCGGAGATCGACAGCGCGGGCATCGGCGGCTGGCATGCGGGAGACCCGCCGGACCCGCGCATGTGCGCCGCCGCCGCGGCCCGGGGCATCGACCTCTCCGCGCAGCGCGCCCGCAAGGTGCTGCCGGAGGATTTCGCCCGCTTCGACCTCATCCTGGCCATGGACGCGGACAATCTCGCCGCTCTCGAGGCCCTGCGCCCGGCCGGCAGTGCCGCCGAACTGCACCGCCTTCTCGACCTGCTGCCCGACCAGCCGCGCCGCGACGTGCCCGACCCCTATTACGGCGGCGCTTCCGGCTTCGACACGGTGCTCGACCTGGTGGACGCCGCCTGCCGCGCCCTGGCCACGGCCCGCCACCTGCCGCTGCGCCGGGCCGCCGCGGGGCCCTGA
- a CDS encoding copper chaperone PCu(A)C: MTHSFVRGALAALVALAALPALADGLAVEGAYAVRSNPMSGAAYMTLRNAGPGDDRLLSLDSPAAQRTELHSNEITDGVARMRPMPEGLPLPAGGTAVLERGGLHVMFMGLTAPLEDGEIVPLTLHFESGRTITVALRVTPQHAGEIPPPDGDKP, encoded by the coding sequence ATGACACACAGCTTCGTCCGCGGCGCCCTTGCGGCGCTCGTCGCACTGGCCGCCCTGCCCGCGCTGGCCGACGGGCTGGCGGTGGAGGGGGCCTATGCCGTCCGCTCCAACCCGATGTCGGGCGCAGCCTACATGACCCTGCGCAACGCGGGCCCGGGGGATGACCGCCTGCTCTCGCTCGACAGCCCGGCCGCACAGCGCACGGAGCTGCACAGCAACGAGATCACCGACGGCGTGGCGCGCATGCGCCCGATGCCCGAGGGCCTGCCCCTGCCCGCCGGCGGCACGGCGGTGCTGGAGCGCGGCGGCCTGCACGTGATGTTCATGGGCCTGACGGCACCGCTGGAGGACGGCGAGATCGTGCCGCTCACCCTGCATTTCGAAAGCGGCCGCACGATCACGGTGGCGCTGCGCGTGACACCGCAACATGCCGGCGAGATCCCGCCTCCCGACGGCGACAAGCCCTGA
- the rpmB gene encoding 50S ribosomal protein L28 has product MSRRCELTGKAVLTGNNVSHSNIKTRRRYLPNLNEVSLQSDALGRSFRFRIAASALRSVDHRGGLDAFLAKAADAELSPRALKVKKDIEKAQAAA; this is encoded by the coding sequence ATGTCTCGTCGCTGCGAACTGACCGGCAAGGCAGTGCTGACCGGCAACAACGTCAGCCACTCCAACATCAAGACCCGCCGCCGCTACCTGCCGAACCTCAACGAGGTTTCCCTGCAGAGCGACGCGCTCGGCCGGTCCTTCCGCTTCCGCATCGCCGCTTCGGCCCTGCGGTCGGTCGACCACCGTGGCGGGCTTGACGCCTTCCTCGCCAAGGCCGCCGACGCCGAGCTGTCGCCGCGCGCGCTGAAGGTGAAGAAAGACATCGAGAAGGCCCAGGCCGCCGCCTGA
- a CDS encoding MFS transporter yields the protein MTMTLQDVPRSPDLRRSLALAVLVLAAFAIGTAEFVVMGLLPDMAADLSVSIPAAGMLVTGYALGVVLGGPPLAILTGRMADKRTLTLLVGVFVVGNIACALAPDYWSLLVARCITATVHGAFFGAALTVAGGLARPGREGRAIALVFSGVTLANVAGVPLGTMLGQWADWRAVFGVVALIGTVALVGIRLAVPRGVARPGVRMLGELSVLRDREVLRALAITVFGFGGVFTLFTYIAPILTERSGLAPEWVGPVLTLMGVGATCGLALAGWMADRSARRALLILLGALVVAFLGFALFMDTALAAVAGVFLIAVFGFGATAPLQSFAMQAAAAAPRLGGTFNQSAFNLGNAGGAALGGGLIGLGAGYGMVAVAAALVAAVAILLLMGAPRR from the coding sequence ATGACGATGACCCTTCAGGACGTCCCCCGCTCCCCCGATCTCAGGCGCAGCCTGGCGCTGGCGGTGCTGGTGCTGGCGGCCTTCGCCATCGGCACGGCGGAATTCGTGGTAATGGGTCTGCTGCCCGACATGGCCGCGGACCTCTCGGTGTCGATTCCGGCGGCGGGGATGCTGGTGACGGGCTATGCCCTCGGCGTGGTGCTGGGCGGCCCGCCGCTCGCCATCCTCACCGGGCGGATGGCCGACAAGCGCACGCTCACGCTGCTGGTGGGGGTGTTCGTGGTCGGCAACATCGCCTGCGCGCTGGCGCCGGATTACTGGTCGCTGCTGGTGGCGCGCTGCATCACCGCCACGGTGCACGGCGCCTTCTTCGGCGCGGCGCTCACCGTGGCGGGCGGCCTGGCCCGGCCGGGGCGCGAGGGCCGGGCCATCGCGCTGGTCTTCTCCGGCGTGACGCTGGCCAACGTGGCGGGCGTGCCGCTGGGCACCATGCTGGGGCAATGGGCCGACTGGCGGGCGGTCTTCGGCGTGGTGGCGCTGATCGGCACGGTGGCACTGGTGGGCATCCGCCTCGCGGTGCCGCGGGGCGTGGCCCGGCCGGGGGTGCGCATGCTGGGCGAACTCTCGGTGCTGCGCGACCGCGAGGTGCTGCGCGCCCTCGCCATCACCGTGTTCGGCTTCGGCGGCGTGTTCACGCTCTTCACCTACATCGCGCCGATCCTCACCGAGCGCTCGGGCCTCGCGCCCGAATGGGTGGGGCCGGTGCTCACGCTCATGGGCGTGGGGGCGACCTGCGGCCTCGCCCTCGCCGGCTGGATGGCGGATCGCTCGGCGCGCCGGGCGCTGCTCATTCTGCTCGGGGCGCTGGTGGTGGCCTTCCTCGGCTTCGCGCTGTTCATGGACACTGCGCTGGCCGCGGTGGCGGGCGTGTTCCTCATCGCGGTCTTCGGCTTCGGTGCCACGGCGCCGCTGCAGAGCTTCGCCATGCAGGCCGCCGCCGCCGCACCCCGGTTGGGCGGCACCTTCAACCAGAGCGCCTTCAACCTCGGCAATGCCGGGGGTGCGGCGCTCGGCGGCGGGCTGATCGGGCTCGGCGCGGGCTACGGCATGGTGGCCGTGGCCGCGGCCCTGGTGGCGGCGGTGGCCATCCTGCTGCTCATGGGCGCGCCGCGTCGCTGA
- a CDS encoding LysE family translocator, producing MPLPSLLVFALAYLAVLIVPGPGVTALVSRVLVRGPRGTPAFIGGFLTGALCWLTLAVTGLAALAAALGPVFTVVRWAGAAYLLWLAWKLWRAAPGLRSAAPAPAERGWRLFLTGLSINLGNPKAMVFFLALLPSVVDVEAITLAGYAELALTVALALTAVMGGYALLAARARRLFTTPRAARAVNRGSSVAMAGAAVALVTR from the coding sequence ATGCCCCTCCCCTCGCTTCTCGTCTTCGCGCTCGCCTATCTCGCGGTGCTGATCGTCCCCGGCCCGGGGGTGACGGCGCTGGTCTCCCGCGTGCTGGTGCGGGGCCCGCGCGGCACGCCGGCCTTCATCGGCGGCTTCCTCACCGGCGCGCTGTGCTGGCTGACCCTGGCAGTCACCGGGCTCGCGGCGCTGGCGGCCGCGCTGGGCCCGGTCTTCACCGTGGTCCGCTGGGCGGGTGCCGCCTACCTGCTGTGGCTCGCGTGGAAACTCTGGCGCGCCGCCCCCGGGCTGCGCAGCGCTGCCCCCGCCCCGGCCGAGCGCGGCTGGCGCCTGTTCCTCACCGGCCTGTCGATCAACCTCGGGAACCCGAAGGCGATGGTGTTCTTCCTCGCCCTGCTGCCCAGCGTGGTGGATGTGGAGGCGATCACCCTCGCGGGATATGCCGAGCTGGCGCTCACGGTCGCCCTCGCGCTCACGGCGGTGATGGGAGGCTACGCGCTGCTCGCCGCCCGGGCGCGCCGGCTGTTCACCACGCCGCGCGCGGCGCGGGCGGTGAACCGGGGCAGCAGCGTGGCGATGGCCGGCGCCGCGGTGGCGCTTGTGACGCGCTGA
- the meaB gene encoding methylmalonyl Co-A mutase-associated GTPase MeaB — translation MTQDTETLARAVTSGDRRALSRAITLAESTRPDHRAAARALLRVLATAERDAMRIGLSGTPGVGKSTFTEAFGMRLVEAGKRVAVLAVDPSSARSGGSILGDKTRMERLSRAPEAFIRPSPARSSLGGVARRTRDAILICEAAGFDVILVETVGVGQSETMVADMTDLFLLLLAPAGGDELQGVKRGIMEIADLILVNKADGDLAATATRTCADYAGALRLLRRRPQDPEGFPAAMTCSAVTGAGLEQAWEAMCRLDAWRREGGHLTARRRAQAMAALDQEIREGLLTRFRAAPAVTARLPALAEGVRNGHLTPEDAAEQALDLFVAGEKPLPRP, via the coding sequence ATGACCCAGGACACCGAGACCCTCGCCCGCGCCGTGACCTCCGGAGACCGCCGCGCGCTGTCCCGCGCGATCACCCTCGCCGAATCAACCCGGCCCGATCATCGCGCCGCCGCCCGCGCCCTGCTGCGGGTGCTTGCGACCGCGGAGCGCGACGCGATGCGCATCGGCCTCTCCGGCACGCCGGGCGTGGGCAAGAGCACCTTCACCGAGGCCTTCGGCATGCGGCTGGTGGAGGCGGGCAAGCGCGTGGCGGTGCTGGCGGTGGACCCGTCCTCGGCGCGCTCCGGCGGCTCGATCCTGGGCGACAAGACCCGCATGGAGCGGCTCTCGCGGGCGCCGGAGGCCTTCATCCGCCCCTCGCCGGCGCGCAGCTCGCTCGGCGGCGTGGCCCGGCGCACGCGCGACGCGATCCTGATCTGCGAGGCGGCGGGCTTCGACGTGATCCTGGTGGAGACGGTGGGCGTGGGCCAGTCCGAGACCATGGTGGCGGACATGACCGACCTCTTCCTGCTGCTGCTCGCCCCCGCGGGGGGCGACGAGCTGCAGGGCGTGAAGCGCGGCATCATGGAGATCGCCGACCTCATCCTGGTGAACAAGGCAGACGGCGACCTGGCCGCCACCGCCACCCGCACCTGCGCCGATTACGCCGGCGCCCTGCGCCTGCTGCGCCGCCGCCCGCAGGACCCCGAGGGCTTTCCCGCGGCGATGACCTGCTCGGCGGTCACCGGCGCGGGGCTGGAGCAGGCCTGGGAGGCGATGTGCCGGCTCGACGCCTGGCGGCGCGAGGGCGGCCACCTCACCGCGCGGCGCCGCGCCCAGGCCATGGCGGCGCTGGACCAGGAGATTCGCGAGGGGCTGCTCACCCGGTTCCGCGCCGCGCCGGCCGTGACCGCGCGCCTCCCCGCCCTTGCCGAAGGCGTGCGAAACGGGCATCTTACCCCCGAGGATGCCGCCGAACAGGCCCTCGATCTGTTCGTTGCCGGTGAAAAACCCCTCCCCCGGCCTTGA